From one Fervidobacterium thailandense genomic stretch:
- a CDS encoding methyl-accepting chemotaxis protein, translated as MVQFKVYYPSQVAKRVLALILLVDPLALLVSYYGFAGIGNYPIHVILLGYALAVVTVGLPILFASKYIARKVFDSLNVNVPVVTSLLVFLGNFFAATLIGIVSKAIAPMPESTLILRLAGALAINVNILVIYVWLLSTIRSPDELDEDLFRRIQIPIVLKLVLGVLSISMWIGPILLKALLRRVEVEYSLQRTLVFISVILNVALAVGITLLTRRILNGVPKLVGTLVKLSKGDLTTSWIAQSSDEFKIISKALNNAIAGLRQLLSKAAETSIMSVNLFGEVRKNFEQFEGRTTKMVEDVQNQQLQLERITSSIEEITANIEELSAQAQSLAQLAENIMRSVNNVSEKSAQALDMTKRVKELTAGFLREYENLEKNINIMSENTKNIGSIVETVRAIAEQTNLLALNAAIEAARAGEAGRGFAVVADEIRKLAEQTKASTDMISKTILAIEESSRTLSEGVRNLKAEVVQTEQGYNAVMETFEFLNDVIKNLTGVVDTLAAHSEEQSASAEEMRSGALEISSSVSMISETGQKIVQSASNNLQELSSISKQLATVTETLRELKMRIEVFKY; from the coding sequence ATGGTTCAGTTCAAGGTGTACTATCCCTCACAAGTAGCAAAAAGAGTACTTGCACTAATCCTACTGGTTGACCCGCTCGCACTGCTCGTAAGTTACTACGGATTTGCTGGGATTGGAAACTATCCGATTCACGTCATATTGCTCGGCTACGCGCTTGCAGTCGTTACCGTCGGACTTCCCATTTTGTTTGCAAGCAAATACATAGCCAGAAAAGTTTTCGATAGCTTGAACGTCAACGTCCCTGTCGTTACATCGCTCTTGGTATTTTTGGGGAACTTTTTCGCAGCAACACTGATTGGAATAGTATCGAAGGCCATCGCTCCGATGCCAGAGAGTACGCTAATCCTCAGGCTTGCTGGAGCGCTCGCAATAAACGTCAACATACTGGTAATCTACGTATGGTTGCTCTCCACGATTAGATCTCCCGACGAACTTGACGAAGATTTGTTCAGGAGAATCCAAATTCCAATCGTTCTGAAACTCGTACTCGGTGTCTTGTCAATCTCCATGTGGATCGGTCCAATATTGCTAAAAGCTCTACTCCGACGCGTTGAAGTTGAATACTCCTTGCAGAGAACACTGGTCTTCATCTCGGTGATACTGAACGTAGCCCTTGCTGTGGGTATAACACTCCTCACAAGAAGGATCCTTAACGGTGTTCCCAAACTGGTGGGAACGCTTGTTAAACTATCCAAAGGTGACCTCACAACCTCGTGGATTGCTCAAAGTTCCGACGAGTTCAAAATTATCTCAAAAGCCCTCAACAACGCAATCGCCGGACTGAGGCAGTTACTATCGAAAGCCGCGGAAACCTCGATCATGAGTGTAAACCTTTTTGGTGAAGTTAGAAAGAATTTCGAACAATTCGAAGGAAGAACTACCAAGATGGTCGAAGACGTCCAGAATCAGCAATTACAGTTGGAACGCATCACCAGCTCAATCGAAGAAATCACCGCGAACATAGAAGAGCTCTCCGCACAAGCTCAAAGTTTGGCACAACTTGCCGAAAACATTATGAGGAGTGTTAACAACGTCAGCGAAAAGTCCGCCCAAGCGCTTGACATGACGAAGAGGGTCAAGGAACTCACCGCCGGATTTCTGAGAGAGTACGAAAACCTCGAGAAAAACATAAACATCATGAGTGAAAACACAAAGAATATTGGAAGCATTGTCGAAACAGTTAGGGCTATCGCTGAGCAAACGAACCTTCTCGCCTTGAACGCAGCGATCGAAGCGGCACGTGCTGGGGAAGCTGGACGTGGCTTTGCGGTAGTTGCCGATGAAATTAGAAAACTTGCCGAGCAAACAAAGGCCTCAACGGATATGATTTCCAAAACGATCCTGGCCATCGAAGAGTCCTCGAGAACGCTTTCCGAAGGTGTCAGAAACTTAAAGGCCGAGGTAGTCCAAACGGAACAAGGTTACAACGCGGTCATGGAAACCTTCGAATTTCTGAATGACGTCATCAAAAACCTCACCGGTGTCGTTGACACGCTGGCTGCACACAGCGAGGAGCAAAGTGCGAGTGCCGAAGAGATGCGCAGTGGTGCACTGGAAATCTCCAGCAGCGTCTCGATGATTTCGGAAACCGGCCAAAAGATTGTTCAGAGTGCCTCAAACAACTTACAGGAACTCTCATCTATTTCTAAGCAACTCGCAACCGTAACCGAAACCTTAAGAGAGCTGAAGATGCGAATAGAGGTCTTCAAATATTGA
- a CDS encoding chromate transporter: MDLLKLVITFLQVGAVSFGGGYSVIKAIAHYVVDLNKWLTLDEFNEIVAISQTTPGPIGINTATYVGFKIGGVFGAFLATLSVILIPVILSVSVYRFYLKKSDSALISTMLNKLRPVVVAMIASASFGFLKVAFGTSFGILATILSFVLLLFFRVDTVALMLVFGLFSFLFSR; this comes from the coding sequence ATGGACCTGCTGAAACTTGTCATTACATTCCTTCAAGTCGGTGCGGTGAGCTTCGGTGGTGGATACAGTGTTATCAAAGCTATAGCTCACTACGTTGTCGATTTAAACAAGTGGCTCACACTCGATGAGTTCAACGAAATTGTTGCTATATCCCAAACAACGCCAGGTCCCATAGGTATAAACACCGCCACTTACGTGGGATTCAAGATTGGAGGCGTGTTTGGAGCTTTTCTGGCAACGTTATCCGTTATTTTAATCCCTGTCATCCTGTCAGTTTCTGTGTATAGGTTCTACCTTAAGAAAAGCGACAGTGCTTTGATTTCAACTATGTTGAACAAACTTCGACCTGTGGTTGTTGCTATGATAGCTTCAGCGAGTTTTGGATTTCTTAAAGTAGCTTTTGGAACTTCTTTCGGGATACTTGCGACAATTCTTTCTTTCGTACTTCTTTTGTTCTTCCGGGTAGACACAGTGGCTCTCATGCTGGTTTTTGGACTTTTCAGTTTCCTCTTTTCAAGGTGA
- a CDS encoding serine aminopeptidase domain-containing protein — protein MKIYEYDKEIPFNLNISKFEKGEVLTFDTVYEPDIPESKRVYVYRFTTTQPWARLIFLHGIGNGHVPYLMWFGEKFAEQGVETFFLIHPYHLQRGKPDWEGGEPFFHHSPAHCIIRFHQAIKDVRRTIDLIEAEEKAGRFHSLPLAIMGFSFGGMIATMTLALDKRLSAGILAFTGGDWRWINWYSPYVEPVRRGYALYSNEWGCKDEDTCKKLREESRKKVHTLKTIDEIFLLKPTCFHYDPISYAKFVNQPVLMFQGVFDKVIPQRASNGLFRLLPNARKFVVPSGHKSSYLFRRIILRKSLQFLEEALANRKLTVA, from the coding sequence ATGAAGATCTACGAATACGATAAAGAAATTCCTTTTAACTTGAACATTTCAAAATTCGAAAAGGGCGAAGTATTAACCTTTGACACGGTTTACGAACCGGATATCCCGGAATCAAAGAGAGTATACGTTTATAGGTTCACCACCACTCAACCCTGGGCAAGGTTAATATTCCTCCACGGTATCGGTAACGGCCACGTACCCTACCTCATGTGGTTCGGCGAAAAATTTGCCGAGCAAGGTGTAGAGACGTTCTTTCTTATCCACCCGTACCACTTACAACGCGGGAAACCGGACTGGGAAGGTGGGGAACCGTTTTTCCACCACTCACCTGCCCATTGTATCATCAGATTCCATCAGGCAATTAAGGACGTGAGGAGGACCATTGATCTCATCGAAGCTGAAGAAAAAGCTGGAAGATTTCACTCACTTCCGTTAGCCATCATGGGGTTCAGTTTTGGTGGCATGATCGCCACTATGACACTAGCACTCGATAAACGCCTCTCAGCCGGCATATTAGCATTCACCGGCGGTGACTGGAGATGGATAAATTGGTACTCACCGTACGTTGAACCGGTTCGCCGAGGATACGCTCTCTACAGTAACGAATGGGGATGCAAAGACGAAGATACGTGCAAAAAATTGAGGGAAGAGAGCAGAAAAAAAGTACACACGCTCAAAACCATCGACGAAATATTTTTGCTAAAGCCAACCTGTTTTCATTACGACCCCATCTCCTACGCGAAGTTTGTGAACCAACCCGTACTGATGTTCCAAGGTGTCTTTGACAAAGTAATACCTCAACGGGCCTCGAACGGATTATTTAGACTCTTGCCGAATGCGAGGAAATTTGTCGTACCATCGGGTCACAAAAGTTCTTACCTCTTCAGACGGATCATCTTACGTAAAAGCCTACAGTTTTTGGAAGAGGCGTTAGCTAACCGGAAGCTAACTGTTGCCTGA
- a CDS encoding chromate transporter, protein MESKRDPKTLLALFLTTAKIGGVTFGGGYAMVPVMQDEFVRKKKFFSDEEFSAIITLAQSLPGPIAVNTSAMAGYRLFGLTGAVVSVCGSIMFPFAIILAIAMVLKAHYQFLAPFVRGMKVPLFAILVLTVLRMWRKNVRNLEELLLFSGSLVFVSVFKVNPVIVISLAVLYSGLSYSFRYKVRRDRNGRNTGVEKRRKA, encoded by the coding sequence ATGGAAAGTAAACGTGATCCGAAGACCCTCCTTGCCTTGTTCCTCACCACCGCGAAGATCGGTGGTGTCACGTTCGGCGGAGGATACGCGATGGTTCCGGTAATGCAGGATGAGTTTGTTAGAAAAAAGAAGTTCTTCTCCGATGAAGAATTCTCAGCGATAATAACGCTCGCACAATCGTTACCTGGACCGATCGCGGTGAATACCTCTGCGATGGCAGGATACAGGCTCTTTGGGTTAACTGGGGCCGTTGTCTCCGTATGTGGTTCAATCATGTTCCCCTTCGCAATCATTCTTGCGATCGCAATGGTACTCAAAGCCCACTACCAGTTCTTAGCTCCTTTTGTGCGCGGTATGAAGGTTCCTTTGTTTGCTATACTTGTTCTCACTGTGCTTAGAATGTGGAGAAAGAACGTCAGAAACTTGGAGGAGCTTTTATTGTTCTCTGGTTCACTCGTCTTTGTTTCGGTTTTTAAAGTCAACCCCGTTATAGTTATTTCGCTGGCCGTCTTGTACTCCGGTCTGTCGTATTCTTTCAGGTACAAAGTTCGAAGGGACCGGAACGGTCGAAACACGGGTGTGGAGAAACGGCGAAAAGCGTGA
- the fliI gene encoding flagellar protein export ATPase FliI codes for MDFLVSKVEALQPYDYIGEVQKIIGLTIESRGPDAALGELCKILVGRRKTLAEVVGFKEDMTVLMPLEDVTGLKKGCEVIRTGRTVSVPVGEDLKGRVIDALGRPIDGRSLTARDYRQIVNEAPNPLVRKRILEPLPVGVRAIDGFLTLGKGQRIGIFAGSGVGKSTLLGMIARNTTADINVIALIGERGREVREFMEKDLGEDGLKRSVVVVSTSDQPALLRVKALLTATTIAEYFRDKGYTVMLMVDSLTRWAMAQREIGLAIGEPPTTRGYPPSVFATLPKILERAGNSDKGSITGIYTVLVEADDFNEPISDTVRGIVDGHIILSRKLAESNHYPAIDVLMSISRLMVDIVKPEHLNAARTLRDLMATYNDAKDLIDVGAYKKGTNPKIDKAIELIDEVNKFLRQGIRERMSFDDTIEYLISLARKAS; via the coding sequence ATGGACTTTTTGGTTAGCAAGGTTGAAGCCCTCCAACCTTACGATTACATCGGCGAGGTCCAGAAAATCATCGGCTTGACGATAGAATCCCGGGGACCGGACGCAGCACTTGGTGAGTTATGCAAGATACTGGTTGGACGGAGGAAGACATTAGCCGAAGTGGTTGGTTTCAAAGAGGACATGACGGTCCTCATGCCACTAGAAGATGTCACAGGTCTAAAAAAGGGGTGCGAGGTAATCCGCACCGGTCGAACCGTGAGTGTGCCGGTTGGTGAGGATTTGAAAGGTCGGGTTATCGATGCACTGGGACGCCCCATAGATGGACGTTCACTCACCGCTCGTGACTACCGACAGATAGTAAACGAGGCCCCGAACCCTCTCGTTCGAAAGAGAATCTTAGAACCGCTACCAGTTGGTGTCAGGGCGATCGACGGCTTTCTGACACTTGGGAAGGGCCAAAGGATCGGTATCTTCGCGGGAAGTGGGGTTGGAAAGAGTACACTTTTGGGTATGATCGCGAGGAATACAACGGCGGATATAAATGTAATTGCGTTGATAGGTGAACGTGGTAGGGAAGTGCGGGAGTTTATGGAAAAGGACCTTGGAGAGGATGGTTTGAAAAGATCCGTAGTGGTCGTTTCAACTTCCGATCAACCAGCGTTGTTGAGGGTTAAGGCACTTCTCACGGCAACAACGATCGCGGAGTATTTCCGCGACAAAGGTTACACAGTGATGCTGATGGTTGATTCACTGACAAGGTGGGCCATGGCGCAACGCGAAATAGGTTTGGCGATTGGGGAACCTCCAACTACACGTGGATATCCACCGAGCGTATTTGCAACGCTGCCGAAGATTCTTGAACGTGCGGGTAATTCCGATAAGGGGAGTATAACCGGTATATACACCGTCTTGGTGGAGGCTGACGACTTCAACGAGCCAATATCCGACACGGTGCGCGGAATCGTGGATGGACACATCATTCTGTCACGGAAACTTGCGGAATCGAACCACTATCCGGCGATAGATGTGCTCATGAGCATCAGTAGGTTAATGGTCGATATTGTCAAACCTGAGCATCTCAACGCGGCGCGAACTTTGAGAGATTTGATGGCCACTTACAACGATGCGAAGGACTTGATCGATGTGGGAGCGTATAAAAAAGGGACGAATCCCAAGATCGATAAGGCCATCGAATTGATAGATGAAGTGAACAAATTCTTGCGACAGGGAATCAGGGAACGTATGTCCTTCGATGACACAATCGAATATTTAATCAGCCTTGCGAGAAAGGCCAGTTAG
- a CDS encoding FliH/SctL family protein yields MIIKKRYVYIDAPLKIEVEKHFGKTEDENIVSSKERELMEVVAKANREAEAIVLEAKRQADEILQRAQEEYNLILNQANEQAKQILEGALREKDAMLNEFNQRLSKVLEDFDKTLDDILQAYSTKLLRMVRALVAKFLEKEVDPELTKRKLDKVLVHLVSATKVKIRINPEDMKILPPELLQEIRMKGFEIVSDPTIKNGVIAETDIGTIDTTLDFQMTMLDEIFEEFAGNQSLGGDIGAQNQ; encoded by the coding sequence TTGATCATAAAGAAACGGTATGTGTACATCGACGCACCTTTGAAGATCGAAGTGGAGAAACATTTCGGGAAAACGGAAGATGAAAACATCGTTTCCTCCAAAGAAAGGGAGCTTATGGAAGTTGTCGCCAAGGCAAACAGGGAAGCGGAGGCAATCGTCTTGGAAGCCAAAAGGCAGGCTGATGAGATCTTGCAACGGGCCCAGGAGGAATACAATCTGATTCTCAACCAAGCCAACGAACAGGCAAAGCAAATTCTCGAGGGAGCTTTGCGGGAAAAGGACGCGATGCTCAACGAATTCAATCAACGCTTGTCAAAAGTTCTCGAAGATTTTGACAAGACGCTCGACGATATTTTGCAAGCGTATTCCACAAAGCTGTTGCGAATGGTGAGGGCACTGGTTGCAAAGTTTTTGGAAAAAGAAGTTGATCCAGAGCTAACGAAACGCAAATTGGACAAGGTGCTCGTTCATCTCGTTAGTGCCACGAAAGTGAAGATTCGAATCAATCCGGAGGATATGAAAATACTCCCTCCCGAACTTCTCCAAGAAATCAGAATGAAGGGATTTGAAATCGTTTCCGATCCCACGATCAAAAACGGAGTGATAGCCGAAACTGACATTGGTACGATCGATACTACCCTCGATTTTCAAATGACGATGCTCGATGAGATATTCGAGGAGTTTGCTGGAAATCAATCCCTCGGAGGGGATATTGGTGCACAAAATCAATGA
- the uvrB gene encoding excinuclease ABC subunit UvrB: MPFELVSEYKPMGDQPQAIEKLVEGLRKGYRFQTLLGVTGSGKTFTMANVIKEMNRQVLVISPNKTLAAQLYSEFKSFFPNNKVEFFISYYDYYQPEAYVPAKDLYIEKSADINEVIARMRMSAIKSIMTRRDVIVVASVSAIYACGDPMDFDQLNIKLEVGQQVNLSELPKKLVKIGYERKEDVGLTGSFRLRGDTLEIFPTYQDEGIRIEFFGDEVDRIFTFDRLNRTVIEELDRITIYPTKEFVTTEEKIARAVKTIKQELDERVAELKAMGKELEAQRLYQRTMNDIELLSTLGYCTGIENYSRHFDGRKPGEPPYTLLDYFDKDFLLFIDESHITIPQLRAMYHGEMSRKKSLVEYGFRLPCAYDNRPLKFEEFLKMVNQVIFVSATPGPFELEVSEQIVEQIIRPTGLVDPLVEVRPTRYQVDDLVKEIVEVKKRGEKALVTVLTKKTAEMLAEYLVEFNIRALYLHSELDAIKRVEVLKKLRAGEIDVVVGVNLLREGLDLPEVSLVAILDADTEGFLRSETTLIQIIGRTARNENGKVIMYADRVTPAMQRAIDETNRRRKIQMEYNEKHGIKPKTIVKPMMEDIFAPFRDKEEEMYKLYEDSIFQLKDALTLEEYAALLEEEMYKAASELRYEDAARLRDELFKVRQQLASG; encoded by the coding sequence ATGCCGTTTGAATTGGTTAGTGAGTACAAGCCTATGGGTGACCAACCGCAAGCGATTGAGAAGCTCGTTGAGGGCTTACGAAAAGGCTACCGGTTTCAGACTCTTTTGGGTGTGACCGGTAGTGGTAAAACCTTTACCATGGCGAACGTGATAAAGGAAATGAACAGGCAAGTACTCGTCATATCTCCGAACAAGACACTTGCAGCTCAGCTCTATTCGGAATTTAAGTCGTTTTTTCCGAACAATAAAGTTGAGTTTTTTATAAGCTATTACGATTACTATCAACCCGAGGCGTACGTTCCAGCTAAGGATTTGTACATCGAGAAGAGTGCAGATATAAATGAAGTCATAGCACGAATGAGGATGAGTGCCATAAAGTCTATCATGACAAGAAGGGACGTAATCGTCGTTGCGAGTGTTTCAGCTATCTACGCATGTGGTGATCCGATGGATTTCGACCAATTAAACATCAAGCTTGAGGTTGGGCAACAAGTTAATTTGTCAGAGCTGCCGAAAAAACTTGTGAAAATCGGTTACGAGAGGAAAGAAGATGTGGGACTAACTGGTAGCTTTAGGTTACGTGGAGATACGCTGGAGATCTTCCCCACGTACCAGGACGAGGGCATTCGGATCGAGTTTTTCGGTGACGAGGTCGATCGCATATTCACGTTCGATAGGCTCAACCGGACCGTCATCGAGGAACTGGATAGGATAACCATCTATCCGACGAAGGAATTCGTTACGACCGAGGAAAAGATAGCCAGGGCTGTGAAGACCATAAAACAGGAGCTTGACGAACGCGTTGCCGAACTCAAGGCGATGGGTAAGGAATTGGAGGCACAACGGTTGTACCAGAGAACAATGAACGATATAGAACTTTTGTCGACACTCGGTTATTGTACAGGAATCGAGAATTATTCAAGGCATTTCGATGGAAGGAAACCTGGGGAGCCACCGTACACTTTGCTCGATTATTTCGATAAGGATTTCTTGCTCTTCATAGATGAGTCGCACATAACGATTCCCCAGTTGAGAGCCATGTACCATGGTGAGATGTCACGGAAGAAAAGCCTTGTAGAGTACGGTTTCCGGTTACCGTGTGCGTACGATAACAGGCCGCTCAAGTTTGAAGAGTTCCTTAAGATGGTCAACCAGGTGATTTTTGTGTCGGCAACACCTGGGCCTTTCGAACTTGAGGTATCCGAACAAATCGTCGAGCAAATCATCAGACCAACAGGACTTGTCGATCCGCTTGTTGAGGTTAGGCCCACAAGGTACCAGGTGGACGACTTGGTAAAAGAAATCGTGGAAGTGAAGAAACGCGGTGAAAAGGCGTTGGTAACGGTTCTAACAAAGAAGACGGCGGAAATGTTGGCCGAATATCTTGTGGAATTCAACATCCGCGCTCTCTATTTACACTCCGAACTTGACGCGATCAAGCGTGTGGAGGTGTTAAAGAAGCTACGTGCTGGAGAGATAGATGTCGTGGTAGGTGTTAATCTCCTCAGGGAGGGACTGGACCTTCCGGAGGTTTCACTTGTGGCGATTCTCGATGCGGACACCGAGGGTTTTTTGAGGAGTGAAACCACGCTTATACAGATTATCGGTAGAACGGCACGTAATGAAAATGGTAAGGTGATCATGTACGCCGATAGAGTCACTCCGGCGATGCAACGCGCAATCGATGAAACTAACAGGCGAAGAAAAATTCAGATGGAATACAACGAAAAGCACGGTATCAAACCAAAAACGATAGTAAAGCCCATGATGGAAGACATCTTTGCACCGTTCCGTGATAAAGAAGAGGAGATGTATAAACTGTACGAGGACAGCATATTCCAGCTGAAAGATGCATTAACTCTCGAGGAATACGCCGCGCTGCTTGAGGAAGAGATGTACAAAGCGGCATCAGAGCTCAGGTACGAGGATGCCGCAAGGTTGAGGGATGAGCTGTTCAAAGTCAGGCAACAGTTAGCTTCCGGTTAG
- a CDS encoding alpha-amylase family glycosyl hydrolase, translating to MCRFNLLNLLLLSLLLISSISYSDVLTSFRDGWADKVLYMIMIDRFNDGDPSNNNLAGIEYNPRDGAKYSGGDLKGIIQKLDYIQGLGVDGIWITPPVANQWWDPWVNYGGYHGYWARNFKEIDEHFGTIEDYRKLANELHKRNMKLIQDIVVNHVGNYFRFRNGKFELNSGSVPTSAPTQYPFNLNNYNDPEQRKRAIYHWTPDISNYADPEQRLNYQLSGLDDLNTENPEVVEVLKDSYHFWIKEVGVDGYRIDTAMYVPKTFFDEFLKALDGILSQKKDFLVFGEAWLTSKPYENSADLEIASYFDHGFNGMLDFPLMEDIKRVVKGEQPTDFLAYRLTVRNEILKRGLLVTFIDNHDMERFAKGVTPHIVQQALALLLTLPGLPVIYYGTEQSFEETRASMFAGGWGSFGEDHFNTNHLLYQFIRETIEFRKKHPATRYGEVRVLLSERRSAGLLVYELKCSEETLIVALNTANEPRIANFKIPYTPGTVFEPIYNTLAGTNLPLTIREDGHALLRLPGRAFTVFALSNETSELFQPNVSLSLNLKSGDVVRERKVVFGETNARTVYLYFDRKVESELKIEPKDGKFSFEIDPLKFDPGEHVLLIRAMGRTARDTIYTEEITFRVELEKRELAYTRDPLDDDTGPKGTYVYPLDPTFKRQMDIVEAKVESIGTTLVISVKPRDLTRSWNPTYGFDHVTYQIFINDPNKKGVRFLPFQNFEFEDWDWDYEVFATGWQSAIYSSKGAAKDRFGLQLGSPEVFTEDGWVKIIIKGDWLGNPETFEGWTIYITSWDYDGIESRFRPLLPEPKAYIIGGGNPDDPYIMDDCWLEIGKNN from the coding sequence GTGTGCCGGTTCAATCTACTTAACTTGCTTTTACTCTCGCTTTTACTGATCTCTTCCATCAGCTACTCCGATGTTCTCACAAGCTTTCGAGACGGGTGGGCGGACAAAGTATTGTACATGATCATGATCGACCGGTTCAACGACGGCGATCCGTCGAACAATAACCTCGCCGGAATAGAGTACAACCCGCGAGACGGAGCAAAGTACAGTGGCGGAGACTTAAAAGGGATTATTCAGAAACTCGATTACATTCAAGGTCTGGGTGTCGACGGTATCTGGATAACACCACCAGTTGCGAACCAGTGGTGGGATCCTTGGGTAAACTACGGTGGTTACCATGGTTACTGGGCTAGAAACTTCAAGGAAATCGATGAACACTTCGGAACAATCGAAGATTACCGAAAACTTGCAAACGAGCTCCACAAAAGGAACATGAAGCTAATTCAGGATATCGTCGTTAACCATGTTGGAAATTATTTCCGATTTCGCAACGGAAAGTTCGAACTCAACTCCGGAAGTGTACCAACATCAGCACCCACTCAATATCCGTTCAATTTAAACAACTACAACGATCCCGAGCAAAGGAAGAGAGCTATTTACCACTGGACGCCCGACATTTCGAACTATGCCGACCCGGAACAGCGGCTAAATTACCAGCTCAGCGGACTTGACGATTTGAACACGGAAAACCCTGAAGTGGTGGAGGTTTTGAAAGATTCCTACCATTTCTGGATAAAGGAAGTCGGTGTGGACGGTTACCGTATCGATACTGCTATGTACGTTCCAAAAACGTTCTTCGACGAGTTTCTCAAGGCGCTGGATGGAATACTAAGTCAAAAGAAGGATTTCCTCGTCTTTGGTGAGGCGTGGTTGACCTCAAAACCGTACGAAAATTCAGCGGACTTGGAAATCGCATCTTACTTCGATCACGGGTTCAACGGCATGCTCGATTTTCCGTTGATGGAAGACATAAAGAGAGTTGTCAAGGGAGAACAACCAACGGACTTCTTGGCTTACAGACTAACCGTTAGAAACGAGATCCTAAAGAGAGGATTACTCGTTACATTCATTGACAATCACGACATGGAAAGATTCGCCAAAGGTGTAACCCCTCACATTGTCCAGCAGGCGCTTGCACTGTTGCTCACTCTACCTGGCCTTCCGGTCATTTACTACGGTACCGAGCAATCTTTTGAAGAAACCCGCGCTTCGATGTTTGCAGGTGGTTGGGGTTCCTTTGGCGAGGACCATTTTAACACAAATCACCTGCTGTATCAATTTATACGCGAAACAATCGAGTTCAGAAAGAAACATCCAGCTACGCGCTACGGTGAAGTAAGAGTATTGCTTTCCGAACGACGCAGTGCCGGATTGCTCGTTTACGAGCTAAAATGTTCGGAGGAAACTCTCATTGTTGCTTTAAACACCGCAAACGAGCCCCGCATAGCCAATTTCAAAATTCCATACACACCGGGAACTGTGTTTGAACCAATCTACAACACACTCGCTGGGACTAACCTCCCACTGACCATCAGAGAAGACGGACACGCACTCTTAAGACTACCGGGCAGAGCTTTCACCGTGTTCGCACTCAGTAACGAAACGTCCGAACTATTCCAGCCAAACGTCTCGCTGTCGTTGAACCTCAAGAGTGGAGATGTTGTGAGAGAACGCAAGGTGGTTTTTGGGGAAACGAACGCCAGAACTGTGTACCTGTACTTTGACAGGAAAGTTGAATCGGAACTCAAGATCGAACCAAAGGATGGTAAATTCTCCTTTGAAATCGATCCACTTAAATTCGACCCAGGCGAACACGTACTTCTGATCCGCGCGATGGGACGAACAGCGAGGGATACAATCTACACGGAGGAAATAACCTTCCGCGTTGAGCTTGAAAAAAGGGAACTAGCCTATACACGCGATCCTCTCGATGACGATACAGGGCCAAAAGGTACGTACGTCTATCCTCTCGATCCCACTTTCAAGAGGCAGATGGACATAGTGGAAGCAAAAGTCGAGAGTATTGGAACAACGCTCGTAATTTCTGTGAAACCTCGTGACCTGACAAGATCTTGGAACCCAACCTATGGTTTTGACCACGTCACATACCAAATATTCATCAACGATCCCAACAAAAAAGGTGTCCGTTTCTTGCCATTCCAAAATTTCGAATTTGAAGACTGGGACTGGGACTACGAAGTCTTTGCCACAGGTTGGCAGAGCGCAATTTACTCTTCGAAAGGGGCTGCAAAGGATAGATTCGGCCTACAACTCGGCTCTCCGGAAGTGTTTACCGAGGATGGTTGGGTGAAGATCATAATCAAGGGAGATTGGCTCGGAAATCCCGAAACATTTGAGGGATGGACGATCTACATTACAAGCTGGGACTATGACGGTATCGAAAGTAGGTTCAGACCACTCTTGCCTGAACCGAAAGCCTACATAATAGGTGGCGGAAATCCCGACGATCCATACATAATGGACGATTGCTGGCTTGAAATCGGCAAAAATAATTGA